A single region of the Dehalococcoides mccartyi genome encodes:
- a CDS encoding MarR family winged helix-turn-helix transcriptional regulator translates to MPSNNTFEIWSMLMQARAGAYNVRRKELLDTGITPEQAGILNILHVGRDTVVTPAKISKIFLREPHTVSVTLKGMEAKGLLELRKDLERRNMIRVVITEAGENARNAAFLLPKVQKIFEDFSDEEIDQLKGLLQRVRDKSIIELSTPKIKTGYDLNILHSYDTEISYKNKP, encoded by the coding sequence ATGCCAAGCAACAATACTTTTGAGATTTGGTCTATGCTGATGCAGGCAAGGGCAGGCGCTTATAATGTCCGCCGCAAAGAGCTGCTTGATACAGGAATTACACCTGAACAGGCAGGTATACTGAATATTTTGCATGTGGGAAGAGATACCGTAGTAACTCCCGCCAAAATTTCCAAAATATTTTTACGCGAACCCCATACCGTCTCGGTAACCCTAAAGGGAATGGAAGCCAAAGGGCTGCTGGAACTAAGAAAAGACCTGGAAAGACGGAATATGATTCGGGTAGTGATAACGGAAGCAGGGGAGAACGCCAGAAACGCTGCGTTTTTACTGCCGAAAGTCCAGAAAATATTTGAGGATTTTTCTGACGAGGAAATAGACCAGCTTAAGGGTTTGCTCCAAAGAGTACGGGATAAATCTATAATCGAGCTTTCTACCCCAAAAATTAAAACCGGTTATGACTTGAACATACTTCACAGTTACGACACCGAAATATCGTATAAAAACAAACCCTGA